One window from the genome of Bacillus sp. SM2101 encodes:
- a CDS encoding DsbA family oxidoreductase, with amino-acid sequence MTVKMKVYSDFVCPFCFLAKKPLLEATSGKDVEIEWMPYELRPGNSEPLRPESNYIQTGWQHSVKPLSERIGVEMVLPEMSPHPRTHLTHEGLQFAKERGKGNEYADAVFRAFWQLEQDISDVEILTSIAENVGLDANEFKESLVSRKYEQVHQKQLQHAYTEANIRAVPTIQIGNQQLSGVQSSDSIERAINKQLETAKTPSTGMNCSIDGCE; translated from the coding sequence ATGACTGTAAAGATGAAAGTATATTCAGATTTTGTTTGTCCGTTTTGTTTCTTAGCAAAGAAACCACTTCTAGAAGCAACGAGTGGAAAAGATGTTGAAATCGAATGGATGCCATATGAACTCCGTCCAGGAAATAGCGAACCACTTAGACCAGAAAGCAATTATATTCAAACAGGATGGCAACATTCAGTAAAGCCTCTTTCTGAGCGTATTGGTGTAGAAATGGTCTTACCCGAAATGTCTCCACACCCTCGAACTCATTTAACACATGAAGGGTTGCAGTTTGCAAAAGAGAGAGGTAAAGGAAATGAGTATGCTGACGCAGTCTTCCGTGCTTTTTGGCAACTTGAACAAGATATAAGTGATGTTGAGATATTAACTTCAATTGCTGAAAATGTTGGTCTTGATGCAAATGAATTCAAAGAATCACTCGTTTCAAGAAAATATGAGCAAGTTCATCAAAAGCAACTTCAACACGCTTATACAGAAGCGAATATTCGTGCAGTACCAACAATCCAAATAGGAAATCAACAGCTATCAGGTGTGCAATCATCAGACTCAATTGAACGTGCTATTAATAAACAATTAGAAACTGCTAAAACTCCTTCAACTGGGATGAATTGTAGTATAGATGGATGTGAATAG
- the sph gene encoding sphingomyelin phosphodiesterase, with translation MKKYITLLFCAFLVGITINFHQSFASSHYPNDFKLLQHNVFLMPTYASSWGQKDRATFISEADYIKGQDAIIFNELYDNNSSKILLNNIAEEYPFQTPVLGRSKDGWDETLGHYSNIVPEDGGVAIISKWPILEQIQYVFEEGCGVDYFANKGFVYVKVEKEDDYYHIIGTHAQADDTGCGTDEANRIRKTQFQEIAEFITDKDVPLDEVLFIGGDFNVNRYNVDEYQSLIDTLNVNEPTQFTGHSSTFDPETNEIVTYKFPDGDPRYLDYIFLEKNHKQPDFWTNEVLNVKSPTWTAIINKYNEFSDHYPVYGYSNIEENSQQ, from the coding sequence TTGAAAAAGTATATCACTCTTTTATTTTGCGCTTTTTTAGTTGGAATAACGATCAATTTTCATCAATCATTCGCTTCAAGTCATTATCCAAACGATTTTAAATTGTTACAACATAATGTTTTTCTTATGCCTACTTATGCTTCCAGCTGGGGGCAAAAAGATCGAGCGACTTTTATTAGTGAGGCAGACTACATAAAAGGTCAGGATGCAATCATATTTAATGAGCTATATGATAATAACTCTTCGAAAATATTACTTAATAACATAGCGGAAGAGTACCCGTTTCAAACGCCTGTTTTAGGAAGAAGTAAAGATGGCTGGGATGAAACGCTAGGTCATTACTCAAATATAGTTCCAGAAGATGGGGGTGTTGCAATTATTTCTAAATGGCCAATTCTTGAGCAAATTCAATATGTATTTGAAGAGGGCTGTGGTGTAGATTATTTCGCTAACAAAGGATTTGTTTATGTAAAGGTTGAAAAGGAAGATGATTATTATCATATTATAGGTACTCATGCCCAAGCTGATGATACCGGCTGTGGCACTGATGAGGCAAATAGAATTCGAAAAACACAATTCCAAGAAATAGCAGAATTTATAACAGACAAGGACGTTCCCTTAGATGAGGTACTGTTTATTGGCGGTGATTTTAATGTAAACAGGTATAATGTTGATGAGTATCAGTCTTTGATTGATACTTTAAATGTCAACGAACCTACACAATTTACTGGACATAGCTCAACATTTGATCCGGAAACAAATGAAATTGTTACCTATAAATTTCCTGATGGAGATCCAAGGTATTTAGATTATATATTCTTAGAAAAAAATCATAAACAACCTGATTTTTGGACAAATGAAGTGCTTAATGTTAAATCACCAACATGGACAGCAATTATAAATAAGTACAATGAATTTTCTGATCACTACCCCGTATATGGATATTCTAATATTGAAGAAAACTCTCAACAATAG
- a CDS encoding DoxX family protein: MTNKHELGAIILRIVLGVTFFIHGLDKFQTGIDQVSTWFDGMGIAGFFAYVVALVEVIGGAALILGLGTRITGSLLCIIMIVAIFKVKLDVGFTGNGTMAGYELDLALLAMALYLAINGSKQWSLDGWFSSLKESKVNKPS; the protein is encoded by the coding sequence GTGACAAACAAACATGAGTTAGGTGCAATCATTTTACGGATCGTTTTAGGTGTTACTTTTTTTATTCATGGACTCGACAAGTTTCAAACAGGAATTGATCAGGTTTCAACTTGGTTTGACGGTATGGGTATCGCTGGTTTCTTTGCTTATGTTGTAGCTTTAGTCGAAGTAATCGGAGGTGCTGCACTCATATTAGGCTTAGGAACAAGAATTACAGGCAGTCTCCTATGCATTATTATGATTGTAGCAATATTTAAAGTAAAACTCGATGTTGGTTTTACGGGTAATGGTACTATGGCTGGCTATGAATTAGATCTTGCATTACTAGCTATGGCATTATATTTAGCGATTAATGGAAGTAAGCAATGGTCACTAGATGGTTGGTTTAGTTCATTAAAAGAGTCAAAAGTAAATAAACCATCGTAG